The following are encoded together in the Dickeya lacustris genome:
- the tsgA gene encoding MFS transporter TsgA, protein MSDLNRQRLFFTSCFSYALTGALVIVTGMVMGDIAQYFNVPIADMSNTFTFLNTGILLSIFLNVWLMDVFALKKQLIFGFILIVLSVIGLFVGKSLAVFSACMFVLGVVSGITMSIGTFLITQLYVGRQRGARLLFTDSFFSMAGTIFPIVAAALLSRHFGWYWIYACIGLLYVVILVLTLWSDFPEIGAKKADVQQNVVQEKWGTGVLFLSVAALCYILGQLAFIQWVPEYVTKTFNMNIGDAGALVSSFWTSYMIGMWVFSVVLKFFDLQRVVTVLALLATGAMYLFVSAGQPDLLKYFIFGLGFISSAIYTTLITLGSQQTKVPSPKLVNFILTCGTVGTMLTFIVTGPIVQHLGVHAALVTANGLYFVVFVMCLLLGLVTRHRLHGHESATH, encoded by the coding sequence ATGTCTGATCTTAATCGTCAGCGGCTATTTTTTACCAGCTGCTTCTCGTATGCGTTGACGGGTGCGCTGGTTATTGTCACCGGCATGGTGATGGGCGATATCGCACAGTATTTCAACGTCCCGATTGCGGATATGAGTAATACCTTTACGTTTCTTAACACCGGTATTTTGTTATCTATTTTCCTGAACGTCTGGCTGATGGACGTGTTTGCGCTGAAAAAACAGCTGATCTTCGGCTTTATTCTGATTGTGCTCTCCGTTATCGGGCTGTTTGTCGGAAAATCGCTGGCGGTGTTCTCGGCCTGCATGTTTGTGCTTGGCGTGGTCAGCGGTATTACCATGTCGATAGGGACATTCCTGATAACCCAGCTCTACGTTGGCCGCCAGCGCGGTGCTCGCCTGCTGTTTACCGACTCTTTTTTCAGCATGGCCGGGACTATTTTCCCGATTGTCGCCGCCGCACTGCTGTCGCGTCATTTCGGTTGGTACTGGATTTATGCGTGCATTGGCCTGCTCTATGTCGTGATTCTGGTATTGACGCTGTGGTCTGATTTTCCTGAAATCGGCGCAAAAAAAGCGGATGTACAACAGAATGTGGTGCAGGAAAAGTGGGGAACGGGGGTGCTGTTCCTGTCGGTGGCGGCATTGTGCTACATCCTCGGCCAGTTAGCCTTTATTCAGTGGGTGCCGGAATATGTCACCAAAACCTTCAATATGAATATTGGTGATGCAGGGGCGCTGGTCAGTAGCTTCTGGACGTCTTACATGATTGGCATGTGGGTGTTTAGCGTGGTGCTGAAATTCTTTGATTTGCAGCGTGTGGTTACGGTGCTGGCGCTGCTGGCGACCGGGGCGATGTACCTGTTTGTCAGCGCCGGGCAACCGGATTTGCTGAAATATTTCATTTTTGGCCTGGGTTTTATTTCCAGCGCGATTTACACCACCCTGATTACGCTGGGTTCACAGCAAACAAAGGTGCCGTCTCCGAAACTGGTGAATTTTATTCTGACCTGCGGCACGGTGGGCACCATGTTGACCTTTATTGTGACGGGCCCCATCGTTCAACACCTTGGCGTTCATGCCGCGTTAGTTACCGCTAACGGGTTGTATTTTGTCGTGTTTGTGATGTGTCTGTTGCTGGGGCTGGTGACTCGCCATCGTCTGCATGGCCATGAAAGCGCCACGCATTAA